CAGTAGTTGAATTTTCTGAGGTGTTTTCCACTTTTGTATCCTTTTTACTGTCTTTAGGTGGTTCTTGTGCGTTAATTGCTATAGCAAAGAACATAAGTAGGGCAGCGGAAATAATAAGTTTTTTCATAATGTTATTAATTTATATGTTGATATTCTATGCAAAGCTAATACCAAAAAACCAATTTATCAAGACAGGAAGGCTATTTTGCTTACTCCGCCTTTTACTTTGTCGCCAATTTTCACATTAATTTTTGTATCTAATGGCAAAAACAAATCTACCCTTGACCCAAACTTAATAAAGCCCATTTCGTTTGCTTGATTGACTCTTTGCCCCTCTTTTATATACCATTTAATACGCTTTGCAAGTGCACCGGCAATTTGTCTGAACAACACTTCTTTTCCGCTGTCTGTTTTAATTACAAAAGTCGTTCTTTCATTTTCGGTAGAAGACTTTGGATGCCATGCTACCAAATATTTTCCCGGATGATATTTAGCATAAGCAACAACGCCTGAAACCGGGTTGCGGTTGATGTGTACATTAAAGGGAGA
This Bacteroidia bacterium DNA region includes the following protein-coding sequences:
- a CDS encoding phosphatidylserine decarboxylase family protein, encoding MRIHREGFTILLITTLILLGLNTGIHYLGVPYWLEKSIQVLSLVFFVIVLQFFRNPIRTLSSDNNAIVCPADGKVVVIEEVEESEYFKDKRLQVSVFMSPFNVHINRNPVSGVVAYAKYHPGKYLVAWHPKSSTENERTTFVIKTDSGKEVLFRQIAGALAKRIKWYIKEGQRVNQANEMGFIKFGSRVDLFLPLDTKINVKIGDKVKGGVSKIAFLS